The uncultured Desulfatiglans sp. DNA window CCGGCATCGAAGCTTGCCGGCACCTTGTTGATCACGAGCAACATCTTCGGGACCTCCAGTTCGCGCGCCACCTCCACGGTCAGCGCGGTCCCCTGGTAGTCCTGATAATCCGGACGCATGACGACCAGCAGGGCGCTCGAGACGGCGATGGAAAGCAGGGTCTCCTCGTTCAGGCCGGGGTGGGTGTCGATGATCAGGACGTCCAGTTCGAGCCCATCGATGAGGGCCCTGAACCCGTCGCTCAGGAGGTTGATGTCGTAGCCGTCGTGAAGGACGCGGGCGATGTCGGCGACGTTGACGCTCGAAGGGATCAAATAGACGGCCCCCTTGCAGCGCCCTTCGAGGGAGGCACTCACGTCGCAGGCCGTCTGCTCGATGGAACACCGCCCCCACAGATAGTCGTTCAGGGAGTATGCGATCTCTTCCTCGCCGAGGCCGAAGATGACATGGATGCCGGGCGATTGGATGTCCGTGTCGATCACCCCGACCCTCGCCCCGCGCATGGCATAGACGGCCGCCAGGTTGGCCGAGATGTTCGACTTCCCTGTTCCGCCTCTGAATGAATGCACCGATATGATCCTGGCCATGTCGCTTCCTGAGAGAGTGGATGAAAATCGTCGACGGGGATGGGATCGATCCGGTGCGACGACATCGGCCGCACGGCTCTACCGTTCACGCGAACCCAGGCGGATGCCTGCCTCGCCGATCCCGCGGCCATCATAGACGCCCGGCGGCGATACGTCAATGAAGATGGCACCGGCGGAGCTGGACATCATCGAAGAGACCTGCGGGCATGTCCGGGAGGAGGGCGGGCTGGAGCGGGAGGTCTTCGAGAGGGCGCACCGCGGCCGAACGCGGCGGGCGGGTTGGAATGGAGGCTGAATTGGGGAACACGATCATTGCACCTGAAAGCTCGAAACGACCCGTGCATTCAGCCCGTCCGTCTTGATGCCGTTGTCGATAAATTCAGTACGCAAACATCGATTGCAGCGTCAAAATGACTTCCACCTGAACTTGAGGGTCAATTGTACCAGCTTCCTTTATGAGCCTGGACTTGTCAATTGTGCGAATCCGGTCCAATACGATTTGACCCTTTCGGCCTTGAAATTCGCAAAACACGCGAGTGGGATAAGCCTTACCGGCTGTGGTCATAGGTGCCACGATAACAGTTCGTATGTGACGGTTCATCTCGTCAGGTGAAATGACCAGGCAGGGACGAGTTTTCTTTATTTCCGATCCCACTGTAGGATCGAGGTTGATCAAGTAGACATCAAAACGTCTGACTACCATTGCCATTCTGTCTCATCCCAAGAATGCGATACCGGTTCCTCGGCATCGACCAGCAGGTCGTCACCATTTTTGGCCATTTGTTGAAATGCCTGATCCCAACCGGCGCGGGGTGTCGAAATGGGGCGAATAATGATTTTTTCGCCCTCTACAGCAATTTCGACATCCTCGGCTATACCGGCTTGTTCGATAATCGGCTTTGGCAGCCGAATTCCCTTTGAATTACCGATCTTTACAATACGTGCCCTCATGAAATATCTCCTTGAAACATCTGTATGCACATTGTAATTACCGGAGCGGCCTCTGTCAAGAAAAACTTGGGAATCGTGAGAGTTATACCCTGATCCGCTTTCTGCCAACGGCAAGCTCAGCCGAGCAGGCCGCACCGAGGCCTGACGCCGGCTGGAGCGAAGTGTTATCCGCTGACTTTTTTTGACACAGCCTATCATAATGTGTATAAATACACATCATAAATAGCCGTACAATTATCAAGATTCTCAAACAAAACGGCTGGAGCGAAGTGGCAAAAGTCTGCTCCCATTCT harbors:
- a CDS encoding hypothetical protein (Evidence 5 : Unknown function), which produces MPFCLIPRMRYRFLGIDQQVVTIFGHLLKCLIPTGAGCRNGANNDFFALYSNFDILGYTGLFDNRLWQPNSL
- a CDS encoding Cobyrinic acid ac-diamide synthase; translation: MARIISVHSFRGGTGKSNISANLAAVYAMRGARVGVIDTDIQSPGIHVIFGLGEEEIAYSLNDYLWGRCSIEQTACDVSASLEGRCKGAVYLIPSSVNVADIARVLHDGYDINLLSDGFRALIDGLELDVLIIDTHPGLNEETLLSIAVSSALLVVMRPDYQDYQGTALTVEVARELEVPKMLLVINKVPASFDAGQIRSTVERTYNCPVAGVIMHSDEMMTLASQGIFVVRYPEHPVVAEFNRMADALSG
- a CDS encoding mRNA interferase translates to MAMVVRRFDVYLINLDPTVGSEIKKTRPCLVISPDEMNRHIRTVIVAPMTTAGKAYPTRVFCEFQGRKGQIVLDRIRTIDKSRLIKEAGTIDPQVQVEVILTLQSMFAY